Proteins from a single region of Companilactobacillus farciminis KCTC 3681 = DSM 20184:
- the dapF gene encoding diaminopimelate epimerase: MVKLLKVHGSENKFFILDQTLLETPLPDDQLKALAINLCKNTLGGADGLLVVDTSENCLGKMRVINADGSEAKMCGNGLRTVSRYLSEKYQLDEFKVETLEAPLSVSKADDFYKGVPAFSVEIAPISFNNTDLPFSYQQMTEMIDQKVPEFLLDQTFSAVAVPNPHLISFVPEINEDDLGTLGKTLNSTNLYFPEGVNVSFAKILDTNELFVQTYERGVGFTNACGTGMSATSLIFALLHANEFDPTQDISVYNPGGMVKTHVNLNSIKELSELHLIGNATFTHEIQLSEQDLHNNDLSNLKVTETGEQKNYQAFVDSISK, encoded by the coding sequence TTGGTAAAATTACTCAAAGTTCATGGTTCAGAAAACAAATTTTTCATCCTTGATCAAACTTTATTAGAAACTCCCCTACCCGATGACCAATTAAAAGCTCTAGCCATCAATTTATGCAAAAATACACTCGGTGGTGCAGATGGACTCTTAGTCGTCGACACTAGTGAAAATTGTCTCGGAAAGATGCGTGTCATCAATGCTGACGGTAGCGAAGCCAAAATGTGTGGTAACGGTCTAAGAACAGTCAGCCGTTATTTATCCGAAAAATATCAACTAGATGAATTCAAAGTCGAAACACTTGAAGCTCCCTTGTCCGTTTCAAAAGCCGATGACTTTTATAAAGGCGTTCCTGCTTTTAGCGTCGAAATTGCTCCTATCTCCTTTAACAACACGGACTTACCTTTCAGCTATCAACAAATGACTGAAATGATCGACCAAAAGGTTCCTGAATTTTTACTCGATCAAACATTTTCTGCTGTGGCTGTTCCTAATCCTCATCTAATCAGTTTCGTACCTGAAATCAATGAAGATGACTTAGGAACCCTAGGAAAGACTCTAAACTCCACTAATCTTTACTTCCCCGAAGGCGTCAACGTCAGTTTTGCTAAGATACTAGATACCAATGAGCTATTCGTGCAGACCTATGAACGTGGCGTTGGCTTTACAAATGCCTGTGGAACTGGTATGTCAGCTACTAGTTTGATTTTTGCCTTGCTTCACGCCAATGAATTCGATCCAACACAGGATATTTCAGTTTATAATCCTGGTGGCATGGTTAAAACTCACGTCAACCTAAATTCTATTAAGGAACTCAGCGAATTGCATTTAATTGGCAATGCTACCTTCACTCACGAAATTCAACTCAGTGAACAGGATCTACACAATAATGATTTAAGCAATTTGAAAGTAACTGAAACTGGTGAACAAAAAAACTATCAAGCCTTTGTTGATAGTATTTCTAAGTAA
- a CDS encoding aspartate kinase — translation MKVVKFGGSSLATGEQFEKVINIIKDDSERKVIVTSAPGKRYHGDTKVTDLLIEYANEVIENEDHTNIIKEIISRYHEISDYFKLDDSVIKLLKDKLINLAKENYSDNEHLMAAFKAHGEFLNAILLNEVLNSQGIKSVFVDPKKAGIIVHGQPNDADISPDTYRNLENFDVPEDSRIVFPGFFGYSQDGSIFTFSRGGSDITGAMLSRGLHADLYENFTDVDAIYVANNHVVKHPQAIKKMSYREMRELSYAGFSVFQDEAIIPAVKGQVPVNVKNTNNPSAEGTLIVPEQFLFNPSNEITGIACSKRFSALYIHRYLLNKEVGFTLKLLQLFYKYNISYEHMPSGIDDLTVIFDRTKLDKTTISNLCHDVKEVLQPDYLEWIDDYAIIMVVGESIAHNVNTIGKIIDSLTNNNIAIHMINQGASRISIMLGVQESDADEAVRQIYKKFFN, via the coding sequence CAGCTCCCGGAAAACGATACCACGGCGATACTAAAGTTACTGATTTGTTAATCGAGTACGCTAATGAAGTTATCGAAAATGAAGATCATACTAATATTATCAAGGAGATTATCTCAAGATATCACGAAATAAGCGACTATTTTAAACTTGATGATTCCGTCATAAAACTTCTAAAAGATAAATTAATCAATTTGGCTAAAGAAAATTATTCGGATAATGAACATTTAATGGCAGCATTCAAAGCTCACGGTGAATTTCTCAATGCTATTCTTTTGAATGAAGTTTTGAATTCCCAAGGCATTAAATCAGTTTTCGTTGATCCTAAAAAGGCTGGCATTATCGTTCATGGACAACCAAACGATGCCGATATTTCACCAGATACTTATCGCAACTTAGAGAATTTTGATGTACCAGAAGACAGTCGCATAGTCTTCCCAGGATTCTTTGGATACAGTCAAGATGGCAGTATTTTTACCTTCTCTCGTGGTGGTTCTGATATCACTGGAGCAATGTTGAGTCGTGGATTGCACGCAGACTTGTACGAAAACTTTACTGATGTTGATGCGATTTACGTTGCTAATAATCACGTTGTCAAACATCCACAAGCAATCAAGAAGATGTCCTATCGAGAAATGCGAGAACTATCTTATGCGGGATTTTCAGTCTTCCAAGATGAAGCCATCATTCCAGCGGTCAAAGGACAAGTTCCAGTCAATGTTAAAAATACCAACAACCCTAGTGCTGAAGGGACTTTGATCGTTCCTGAACAATTTTTATTCAATCCTTCAAACGAAATCACTGGGATTGCTTGTTCCAAACGTTTTTCAGCCCTTTATATTCATCGCTATTTGTTGAATAAAGAAGTCGGCTTTACTTTGAAACTCTTGCAACTCTTTTATAAATACAATATTTCTTACGAACACATGCCTTCTGGTATTGATGATTTAACAGTTATTTTCGACCGTACCAAACTGGACAAAACTACTATCAGCAACCTTTGTCACGATGTCAAAGAAGTCTTGCAACCTGATTACCTGGAATGGATTGACGACTATGCTATCATCATGGTCGTTGGCGAAAGCATTGCTCACAACGTCAATACGATTGGCAAAATTATCGACTCACTAACTAACAACAATATCGCCATCCATATGATCAACCAAGGTGCATCACGAATCTCCATTATGCTAGGCGTTCAAGAATCGGATGCCGACGAAGCCGTCAGACAGATTTACAAAAAATTCTTCAATTAA
- a CDS encoding GH25 family lysozyme, which produces MTKYFADISSYQRDDLAFFQNFVNSGVQSVLIKTTQGSANGSNYLSPKALTQTRNAIKAGMNVGFYHYFLAISVTDAINEAKFFEQSVTNLGYGKDTPLCVDVEDPSLNTSAVASYVDTFINYLETQGYTNVFQYSMASWFNQGILDANKYPTWVASYGSNDCGARGNIVAWQYTSSWGGGSQDMSYDWGVFDKQPAKTEATTQPKVEPQKPKVENVIKLTEQTHPVDRLGIERPETYEAGSTWKSSDIRLINNEPHYQIATDIFVPLSKTTFKDFIIVKYIDDSPAPVFNKKGKRVQNASVSTTKSFKIDGFKIINGIPMARIATDEYIPFEYTSGSGFKG; this is translated from the coding sequence ATGACTAAATATTTTGCAGACATTTCGAGCTATCAAAGAGATGATTTAGCATTCTTCCAAAATTTTGTAAATTCTGGTGTTCAAAGCGTTTTGATCAAAACTACTCAAGGAAGCGCTAATGGATCTAACTATTTAAGTCCTAAAGCATTAACTCAAACTAGGAATGCAATTAAAGCTGGCATGAACGTCGGATTCTATCATTATTTTCTAGCGATTAGTGTTACTGATGCAATCAATGAAGCAAAATTCTTTGAACAATCGGTTACTAATTTAGGTTATGGAAAAGATACACCGCTTTGCGTTGATGTTGAGGATCCATCATTAAATACGTCGGCAGTAGCAAGCTATGTTGATACTTTCATTAATTACCTTGAAACACAAGGTTATACAAATGTATTCCAATATAGTATGGCTAGTTGGTTCAACCAAGGTATTCTTGATGCTAATAAGTACCCGACTTGGGTAGCTAGCTATGGATCAAACGATTGTGGAGCAAGAGGTAACATTGTCGCTTGGCAGTACACATCAAGCTGGGGCGGTGGTTCTCAAGACATGAGCTATGATTGGGGAGTCTTTGATAAGCAACCAGCCAAAACTGAAGCAACCACACAACCTAAAGTTGAACCCCAAAAGCCTAAAGTAGAAAATGTTATCAAATTAACTGAACAAACACATCCAGTGGACAGATTAGGCATTGAACGACCTGAAACGTATGAGGCAGGATCAACTTGGAAGAGTTCAGATATTAGATTGATAAATAATGAACCTCATTATCAAATTGCTACTGATATTTTTGTTCCTCTTTCAAAGACGACTTTTAAGGATTTTATTATCGTTAAATATATTGATGATTCACCGGCACCGGTCTTCAATAAGAAAGGAAAGCGTGTACAGAATGCGTCTGTCAGCACTACCAAATCTTTTAAAATTGATGGATTCAAGATTATTAACGGCATTCCGATGGCTAGAATAGCTACGGATGAATACATTCCGTTCGAGTACACTTCTGGATCTGGTTTTAAAGGCTAG